The following proteins come from a genomic window of Salvia hispanica cultivar TCC Black 2014 chromosome 4, UniMelb_Shisp_WGS_1.0, whole genome shotgun sequence:
- the LOC125185549 gene encoding beta carbonic anhydrase 5, chloroplastic-like isoform X3 — protein sequence METPGLAQDTVEDKPKVARMTKEVSDHFKELKHRFLSFKKDKYLSNLEHYKGLAEAQVPKFMVIACADSRVCPSSILGFQPGEAFVVRNVANLVPPHENGPTETNAALEFAVNSLEVENVLVVGHSCCGGIKALMSLEDEVISSSFIRNWVITGKPARLQTKAVASDLNFDQQCRHCEKESINRSLMNLLTYPWIEERVIRGKLSIHGGYYDFTDCTFEKWTLDYKGSTMQSESSCSIKNREFWT from the exons ATGGAGACCCCGGGCCTAGCTCAGGATACTGTTGAGGACAAGCCGAAAGTTGCAAGGATGACCAAAGAAGTGTCAGATCATTTCAAGGAGTTGAAACACAGATTTcttagttttaaaaaagataaatactt GAGCAACTTAGAGCACTACAAAGGGCTGGCTGAGGCCCAGGTGCCAAAG TTCATGGTGATTGCTTGTGCTGATTCGCGGGTCTGTCCCTCGAGTATCCTTGGTTTCCAACCAGGAGAAGCCTTTGTGGTCCGGAATGTGGCGAACTTGGTACCACCACATGAG AATGGACCTACGGAAACAAATGCTGCCCTTGAATTTGCCGTCAATTCTTTGGAA GTCGAAAATGTACTAGTTGTTGGTCACAGCTGTTGTGGAGGAATTAAAGCACTGATGAGCTTGGAAGATGAAGTAATTTCAAG TAGCTTCATCCGAAACTGGGTGATTACGGGAAAGCCTGCCAGGTTGCAAACGAAGGCTGTTGCTTCGGACCTCAACTTTGATCAGCAGTGCAGGCACTGCGAGAAG GAATCAATTAATCGGTCGCTGATGAACCTGCTGACTTATCCTTGGATCGAAGAGCGGGTGATAAGGGGGAAGCTTTCGATCCATGGTGGCTACTATGACTTCACTGACTGTACTTTTGAGAAGTGGACGCTCGACTACAAGGGGAGTACCATGCAGTCCGAGAGCTCTTGCTCGATTAAAAACCGAGAATTCTGGACCTGA
- the LOC125185549 gene encoding beta carbonic anhydrase 5, chloroplastic-like isoform X2 — translation MAQALFQSSFLACSDLSSNSSNGSDVFGSQLKIEQSQLRFLGCYKRNPTLRLKALMETPGLAQDTVEDKPKVARMTKEVSDHFKELKHRFLSFKKDKYLSNLEHYKGLAEAQVPKFMVIACADSRVCPSSILGFQPGEAFVVRNVANLVPPHENGPTETNAALEFAVNSLEVENVLVVGHSCCGGIKALMSLEDEVISSFIRNWVITGKPARLQTKAVASDLNFDQQCRHCEKESINRSLMNLLTYPWIEERVIRGKLSIHGGYYDFTDCTFEKWTLDYKGSTMQSESSCSIKNREFWT, via the exons ATGGCTCAGGCGCTTTTCCAATCCTCGTTTCTTGCTTGCTCGGATCTCTCCAGCAATTCATCGAATGGATCTGAT GTATTTGGTTCCCAGTTGAAGATTGAGCAGTCCCAGCTGAGATTTTTGGGTTGTTATAA AAGAAATCCCACTTTGAGATTGAAGGCCTTAATGGAGACCCCGGGCCTAGCTCAGGATACTGTTGAGGACAAGCCGAAAGTTGCAAGGATGACCAAAGAAGTGTCAGATCATTTCAAGGAGTTGAAACACAGATTTcttagttttaaaaaagataaatactt GAGCAACTTAGAGCACTACAAAGGGCTGGCTGAGGCCCAGGTGCCAAAG TTCATGGTGATTGCTTGTGCTGATTCGCGGGTCTGTCCCTCGAGTATCCTTGGTTTCCAACCAGGAGAAGCCTTTGTGGTCCGGAATGTGGCGAACTTGGTACCACCACATGAG AATGGACCTACGGAAACAAATGCTGCCCTTGAATTTGCCGTCAATTCTTTGGAA GTCGAAAATGTACTAGTTGTTGGTCACAGCTGTTGTGGAGGAATTAAAGCACTGATGAGCTTGGAAGATGAAGTAATTTCAAG CTTCATCCGAAACTGGGTGATTACGGGAAAGCCTGCCAGGTTGCAAACGAAGGCTGTTGCTTCGGACCTCAACTTTGATCAGCAGTGCAGGCACTGCGAGAAG GAATCAATTAATCGGTCGCTGATGAACCTGCTGACTTATCCTTGGATCGAAGAGCGGGTGATAAGGGGGAAGCTTTCGATCCATGGTGGCTACTATGACTTCACTGACTGTACTTTTGAGAAGTGGACGCTCGACTACAAGGGGAGTACCATGCAGTCCGAGAGCTCTTGCTCGATTAAAAACCGAGAATTCTGGACCTGA
- the LOC125185549 gene encoding beta carbonic anhydrase 5, chloroplastic-like isoform X1 yields the protein MAQALFQSSFLACSDLSSNSSNGSDVFGSQLKIEQSQLRFLGCYKRNPTLRLKALMETPGLAQDTVEDKPKVARMTKEVSDHFKELKHRFLSFKKDKYLSNLEHYKGLAEAQVPKFMVIACADSRVCPSSILGFQPGEAFVVRNVANLVPPHENGPTETNAALEFAVNSLEVENVLVVGHSCCGGIKALMSLEDEVISSSFIRNWVITGKPARLQTKAVASDLNFDQQCRHCEKESINRSLMNLLTYPWIEERVIRGKLSIHGGYYDFTDCTFEKWTLDYKGSTMQSESSCSIKNREFWT from the exons ATGGCTCAGGCGCTTTTCCAATCCTCGTTTCTTGCTTGCTCGGATCTCTCCAGCAATTCATCGAATGGATCTGAT GTATTTGGTTCCCAGTTGAAGATTGAGCAGTCCCAGCTGAGATTTTTGGGTTGTTATAA AAGAAATCCCACTTTGAGATTGAAGGCCTTAATGGAGACCCCGGGCCTAGCTCAGGATACTGTTGAGGACAAGCCGAAAGTTGCAAGGATGACCAAAGAAGTGTCAGATCATTTCAAGGAGTTGAAACACAGATTTcttagttttaaaaaagataaatactt GAGCAACTTAGAGCACTACAAAGGGCTGGCTGAGGCCCAGGTGCCAAAG TTCATGGTGATTGCTTGTGCTGATTCGCGGGTCTGTCCCTCGAGTATCCTTGGTTTCCAACCAGGAGAAGCCTTTGTGGTCCGGAATGTGGCGAACTTGGTACCACCACATGAG AATGGACCTACGGAAACAAATGCTGCCCTTGAATTTGCCGTCAATTCTTTGGAA GTCGAAAATGTACTAGTTGTTGGTCACAGCTGTTGTGGAGGAATTAAAGCACTGATGAGCTTGGAAGATGAAGTAATTTCAAG TAGCTTCATCCGAAACTGGGTGATTACGGGAAAGCCTGCCAGGTTGCAAACGAAGGCTGTTGCTTCGGACCTCAACTTTGATCAGCAGTGCAGGCACTGCGAGAAG GAATCAATTAATCGGTCGCTGATGAACCTGCTGACTTATCCTTGGATCGAAGAGCGGGTGATAAGGGGGAAGCTTTCGATCCATGGTGGCTACTATGACTTCACTGACTGTACTTTTGAGAAGTGGACGCTCGACTACAAGGGGAGTACCATGCAGTCCGAGAGCTCTTGCTCGATTAAAAACCGAGAATTCTGGACCTGA
- the LOC125185185 gene encoding MADS-box protein AGL24-like, with product MIIRFTFAFFSLLFLSLGLVALAVWFPSSPVRCRKMVRQKIEIKKIDNLTSRQVTFSKRRRGLFKKARELATLCDAEIALIVFSATGRLFDYSTSSMMQVIQKRKVQPAEGINRFRQTLLNQVGRDNNDAISEEHMALTREFNQLKGEELEELDMNELARLERVVDSALGRVAKKKNEKFMLEISKLETREIELKKENEMLKQQAEKKRNATEQGSSVESIANSYGFRGRCPDQDKSISDTALKLGLPFPGGDC from the exons atgataatcaGATTCACCTTtgctttcttctctctcttgtttctctctctagggTTGGTGGCATTGGCAGTGTGGTTTCCCTCTTCTCCAG TTAGGTGTAGGAAAATGGTGAGGCAAAAGATTGAGATAAAGAAGATCGATAACTTGACATCGAGGCAGGTGACTTTTTCGAAGAGGAGAAGAGGGCTTTTCAAGAAAGCGAGAGAACTCGCCACTCTTTGCGATGCTGAGATTGCTCTCATTGTTTTCTCGGCCACCGGCCGGCTCTTCGACTACTCCACCTCCAg CATGATGCAAGTGATTCAAAAGCGTAAGGTGCAACCAGCTGAGGGTATCAATCGATTCCGGCAAACTCTCCTTAATCAG GTGGGACGCGACAACAATGATGCAATCAGCGAGGAACACATGGCCTTGACTCGCGAATTCAA TCAGCTTAAGGGAGAAGAGCTCGAAGAGCTCGACATGAATGAACTGGCCAGGCTAGAGAGAGTTGTAGACTCAGCCTTGGGACGAGTCGCtaaaaaaaag AATGAGAAGTTTATGTTGGAGATCAGCAAGCTGGAGACAAGG GAAATAGAACTGAAGAAAGAAAACGAGATGCTGAAACAGCAAGCtgag AAAAAAAGAAACGCAACGGAACAAGGAAGTTCAGTTGAGTCCATCGCCAACTCCTATGGCTTTCGTGGCCGCTGTCCGGACCAGGACAAGAGCATCTCCGATACCGCTCTCAAACTCGG CTTACCTTTTCCCGGCGGCGACTGTTAG
- the LOC125224519 gene encoding MADS-box protein JOINTLESS-like, which produces MVRQKIEIKKIDNLTSRQVTFSKRRRGLFKKARELATLCDAEIALIVFSATGKLFDYSSSSMTQVIQRRKAQPEGINRLRQTFLNQVGGDIDDAISKELMALTREYKQLNGEELQDLGMNELARLERVVESALGRVSKTKNDQLMFEISKLETREIELKKENEMLKQQAEKKRNATEQGSSVESIANSYGFRARCPYEDKSVSDTALKLGFV; this is translated from the exons ATGGTGAGGCAAAAGATTGAGATAAAGAAGATCGATAACTTGACATCGAGGCAGGTGACCTTTTCGAAGAGGAGAAGAGGGCTTTTCAAGAAAGCGAGAGAACTTGCCACTCTTTGTGATGCTGAGATTGCTCTCATTGTTTTCTCGGCCACCGGCAAGCTCTTCGACTACTCCAGCTCCAG CATGACGCAAGTCATCCAACGACGTAAGGCTCAGCCAGAGGGTATCAACCGTCTCCGGCAAACTTTCCTCAATCAG GTGGGAGGCGACATTGATGATGCGATCAGCAAGGAACTCATGGCCTTGACTCGCGAATACAA gCAACTTAATGGAGAAGAGCTCCAAGATCTCGGCATGAATGAACTGGCTAGACTGGAGAGAGTGGTGGAGTCAGCATTGGGCCGAGTTTCTAAAACAAAG AATGACCAGCTTATGTTTGAGATCAGCAAGCTGGAGACAAGG GAAATAGAACTGAAGAAAGAAAACGAGATGCTGAAACAGCAAGCTGAg AAAAAAAGAAACGCAACGGAACAAGGAAGTTCAGTCGAGTCCATCGCCAACTCCTATGGCTTTCGGGCCCGTTGTCCGTACGAGGACAAGAGCGTCTCCGACACTGCTCTAAAGCTCGGGTTTGTATGA
- the LOC125224358 gene encoding (R)-limonene synthase-like isoform X1: MSLLLIHIPLVIIPSKPAHLSYTFHAGARKPPYIGSSTRRRSAMQCIGMTTARRSANYNPSFWDFNYIQSLTNQYTEERHSMHATELIVGVKKLLHQELEANRWLELIDDLQQLCLSHHFDQEINQILNSIYYENTCNTKKRDLYSTALEFRLLREHGFQVSQDVFDCFKNENGDFISSLGNDIRGLLQLYEASFLLTQGEETLELAHKFSTKYLQRLVDDCDDDDDEDNILESVRNALDIPIHWRVQRPNSRWFIEAYGRRPESNPIVLELAKLDFNITQAMHQQELKVISRWWKETRLSEKLPFARDRIVESYLSTIDGLSQPQYAYSRITITKVCMLVTTIDDIFDVYATMEELQLFYDTIERWDLEAMEQLPNYMQICFLTLNNFINEMAYNVLIEQDILIIPQLRKSWQDLCKSLIQEAQWQAAGYTPTLNEYTNNGSISSSVPVILSHTFFLITNPIEKASLYEYHELIRCSSMILRLTNDLATSPYEMERGDVSESVQCYMKESGASVEEAREYVKFMIWETWKEMNEERVRDCGFSKKFIKCAIDLGRVAHYTYQIGDGVGVQNSHIKDRISSLFFEPIV, encoded by the exons atgtCTCTTTTATTAATACATATACCACTTGTTATAATTCCTAGCAAGCCAGCCCACCTTTCTTACACCTTCCACGCCGGAGCTCGGAAACCACCGTATATTGGGTCGTCTACGCGAAGGCGCTCGGCCATGCAATGCATCGGAATGACTACTGCCCGACGATCTGCAAACTACAATCCTTCCTTTTGGGATTTCAACTATATTCAGTCACTCACCAACCAATATACG GAAGAGAGACATTCCATGCACGCCACCGAGCTGATTGTGGGAGTGAAGAAGTTGCTACACCAAGAATTGGAAGCCAATCGATGGCTGGAGTTGATTGATGATTTGCAGCAGCTCTGTTTATCTCATCACTTCGACCAAGAAATCAACCAAATCTtgaattctatttattatgagaATACTTGCAATACAAAGAAAAGGGATTTGTATTCAACTGCCCTTGAATTCAGACTCCTTAGGGAGCATGGTTTTCAAGTTTCTCAAG ATGTGTTTGATTGTTTCAAAAATGAGAATGGAGATTTCATATCTAGTCTTGGCAACGATATCAGAGGACTACTACAACTCTATGAAGcatcattcctactcacacaAGGTGAAGAAACCCTAGAGCTAGCCCACAAATTTTCCACCAAATATCTTCAGAGACTTGTTGACGATTGTGATGACGACGACGATGAGGATAATATTCTAGAATCAGTGCGCAACGCTTTGGATATCCCGATTCACTGGAGGGTCCAAAGGCCGAATTCAAGATGGTTCATCGAAGCATATGGGAGACGACCCGAAAGCAATCCAATAGTGCTTGAGCTGGCAAAATTGGACTTCAACATCACTCAAGCAATGCATCAGCAAGAACTCAAAGTCATATCCAG ATGGTGGAAGGAAACAAGGCTAAGTGAAAAGCTACCATTTGCAAGAGATAGGATTGTGGAGTCTTACTTGTCGACCATCGATGGCCTCTCACAACCTCAATATGCTTATTCGAGGATCACGATCACGAAAGTTTGTATGTTAGTTACAACAATAGATGATATATTTGATGTCTATGCTACCATGGAAGAACTACAACTCTTTTATGATACTATTGAAAG ATGGGATCTTGAAGCAATGGAACAACTTCCAAACTATATGCAAATATGTTTTCTCACACTCAACAACTTCATCAATGAGATGGCATACAATGTCCTAATAGAACAAGACATTCTCATCATTCCACAATTAAGAAAATCA tgGCAAGATTTATGTAAATCACTTATACAAGAGGCGCAGTGGCAGGCCGCAGGGTACACACCAACACTGAACGAATATACGAATAATGGGTCGATTTCAAGCTCGGTTCCAGTAATACTATCACACACATTTTTTCTCATCACAAATCCTATAGAGAAGGCGAGCCTGTACGAATATCACGAGCTAATTCGATGTTCATCAATGATTTTGAGGCTTACAAATGACCTTGCAACATCACCG taTGAGATGGAACGAGGCGATGTGTCGGAATCGGTTCAATGCTACATGAAGGAATCCGGGGCTTCGGTTGAAGAGGCTCGAGAGTATGTGAAATTTATGATATGGGAGACTTGGAAAGAAATGAATGAAGAAAGAGTTAGAGATTGtggattttcaaaaaaatttataaaatgtgcAATTGATCTTGGTAGAGTGGCACATTATACTTACCAAATTGGAGATGGTGTTGGAGTTCAGAATAGCCATATCAAGGATCGTATTTCAAGTTTGTTTTTTGAACCTATTGTTTGA
- the LOC125224358 gene encoding (R)-limonene synthase-like isoform X2: protein MSLLLIHIPLVIIPSKPAHLSYTFHAGARKPPYIGSSTRRRSAMQCIGMTTARRSANYNPSFWDFNYIQSLTNQYTEERHSMHATELIVGVKKLLHQELEANRWLELIDDLQQLCLSHHFDQEINQILNSIYYENTCNTKKRDLYSTALEFRLLREHGFQVSQDVFDCFKNENGDFISSLGNDIRGLLQLYEASFLLTQGEETLELAHKFSTKYLQRLVDDCDDDDDEDNILESVRNALDIPIHWRVQRPNSRWFIEAYGRRPESNPIVLELAKLDFNITQAMHQQELKVISRWWKETRLSEKLPFARDRIVESYLSTIDGLSQPQYAYSRITITKVCMLVTTIDDIFDVYATMEELQLFYDTIERWDLEAMEQLPNYMQICFLTLNNFINEMAYNVLIEQDILIIPQLRKSWQAAGYTPTLNEYTNNGSISSSVPVILSHTFFLITNPIEKASLYEYHELIRCSSMILRLTNDLATSPYEMERGDVSESVQCYMKESGASVEEAREYVKFMIWETWKEMNEERVRDCGFSKKFIKCAIDLGRVAHYTYQIGDGVGVQNSHIKDRISSLFFEPIV, encoded by the exons atgtCTCTTTTATTAATACATATACCACTTGTTATAATTCCTAGCAAGCCAGCCCACCTTTCTTACACCTTCCACGCCGGAGCTCGGAAACCACCGTATATTGGGTCGTCTACGCGAAGGCGCTCGGCCATGCAATGCATCGGAATGACTACTGCCCGACGATCTGCAAACTACAATCCTTCCTTTTGGGATTTCAACTATATTCAGTCACTCACCAACCAATATACG GAAGAGAGACATTCCATGCACGCCACCGAGCTGATTGTGGGAGTGAAGAAGTTGCTACACCAAGAATTGGAAGCCAATCGATGGCTGGAGTTGATTGATGATTTGCAGCAGCTCTGTTTATCTCATCACTTCGACCAAGAAATCAACCAAATCTtgaattctatttattatgagaATACTTGCAATACAAAGAAAAGGGATTTGTATTCAACTGCCCTTGAATTCAGACTCCTTAGGGAGCATGGTTTTCAAGTTTCTCAAG ATGTGTTTGATTGTTTCAAAAATGAGAATGGAGATTTCATATCTAGTCTTGGCAACGATATCAGAGGACTACTACAACTCTATGAAGcatcattcctactcacacaAGGTGAAGAAACCCTAGAGCTAGCCCACAAATTTTCCACCAAATATCTTCAGAGACTTGTTGACGATTGTGATGACGACGACGATGAGGATAATATTCTAGAATCAGTGCGCAACGCTTTGGATATCCCGATTCACTGGAGGGTCCAAAGGCCGAATTCAAGATGGTTCATCGAAGCATATGGGAGACGACCCGAAAGCAATCCAATAGTGCTTGAGCTGGCAAAATTGGACTTCAACATCACTCAAGCAATGCATCAGCAAGAACTCAAAGTCATATCCAG ATGGTGGAAGGAAACAAGGCTAAGTGAAAAGCTACCATTTGCAAGAGATAGGATTGTGGAGTCTTACTTGTCGACCATCGATGGCCTCTCACAACCTCAATATGCTTATTCGAGGATCACGATCACGAAAGTTTGTATGTTAGTTACAACAATAGATGATATATTTGATGTCTATGCTACCATGGAAGAACTACAACTCTTTTATGATACTATTGAAAG ATGGGATCTTGAAGCAATGGAACAACTTCCAAACTATATGCAAATATGTTTTCTCACACTCAACAACTTCATCAATGAGATGGCATACAATGTCCTAATAGAACAAGACATTCTCATCATTCCACAATTAAGAAAATCA TGGCAGGCCGCAGGGTACACACCAACACTGAACGAATATACGAATAATGGGTCGATTTCAAGCTCGGTTCCAGTAATACTATCACACACATTTTTTCTCATCACAAATCCTATAGAGAAGGCGAGCCTGTACGAATATCACGAGCTAATTCGATGTTCATCAATGATTTTGAGGCTTACAAATGACCTTGCAACATCACCG taTGAGATGGAACGAGGCGATGTGTCGGAATCGGTTCAATGCTACATGAAGGAATCCGGGGCTTCGGTTGAAGAGGCTCGAGAGTATGTGAAATTTATGATATGGGAGACTTGGAAAGAAATGAATGAAGAAAGAGTTAGAGATTGtggattttcaaaaaaatttataaaatgtgcAATTGATCTTGGTAGAGTGGCACATTATACTTACCAAATTGGAGATGGTGTTGGAGTTCAGAATAGCCATATCAAGGATCGTATTTCAAGTTTGTTTTTTGAACCTATTGTTTGA